The following are from one region of the Myotis daubentonii chromosome 2, mMyoDau2.1, whole genome shotgun sequence genome:
- the PAN2 gene encoding PAN2-PAN3 deadenylation complex catalytic subunit PAN2 isoform X2, producing MNFEGLDPGLAEYAPAMHSALDPVLDAHLNPSLLQNVELDPEGVALEALPVQESVHIMEGVYSELHSVVAEVGVPVTVSHFDLHEEMLWVGSHGGHATSFFGPTLERYSSFQVNSSDDIRQIQSLENGILFLTKNNLKYMARGGLIIFDYLLDESEDMHSLLLTDSSMLLVGGLQNHILEIDLNTVQETQKYAVETPGVAIMRQTNRFFFCGHTSGKISLRDLRTFKVEHEFDAFSGSLSDFDVHGNLLASCGFSSRLTGLACDRFLKVYDLRMMRAITPLQVHVDPAFLRFIPTYTSRLAIISQSGQCQFCEPTGLANPADIFHVNPVGPLLMTFDVSASKQALAFGDSEGCVHLWTDSPEPSFNPYSRETEFALPCLVDSLPPLDWSQDLLPLSLIPVPLTTDTLLSDWPAANSAPAPRRAPPVDAEILRTMKKVGFIGYAPNPRTRLRNQIPYRLKESDSESDSFSKVTESPIGREEEPHLHMVSKKYRKVTIKYSKLGLEDFDFKHYNKTLFAGLEPHIPNAYCNCMIQVLYFLEPVRCLIQNHLCQKEFCLACELGFLFHMLDLSRGDPCQGSNFLRAFRTIPEASALGLILADSDEASGKGNLARLIQRWNRFILTQLHQDMQELEVPQAYRGAASSFCSSGDSVIGQLFSCEMENCSLCRCGSETVRASSTLLFTLSYPEGSNSDKTGKNCDFAQVLKRSICLEQNTQAWCDNCEKYQPTIQTRNIRHLPDILVINCEVNSLKEADFWRMQADVAFKMAIKKHSGEISKNTELALADWKELGSPEGMLRCPSIEELKNVWLPFSIRMKLTKNKGLDVCNWTDGDEMQWGPARAEEEHGVYVYDLMATVVHILDSRTGGSLVAHIKVGETYHQRKEGVTHQQWYLFNDFLIEPIDKHEAVQFDMNWKVPAILYYTKRNLNSKYSLNIKNPIEASVLMAEASLARKQRKTHTTFIPLMLNEMPQAGDLVGLDAEFVTLNEEEAELRSDGTKSTIKPSQMSVARITCVRGQGPNEGIPFIDDYISTQEQVVDYLTQYSGIKPGDLDAKISSKHLTTLKSTYLKLRFLIDIGVKFVGHGLQKDFRVINLMVPKDQVLDTVYLFHMPRKRMISLRFLAWYFLDLKIQGETHDSIEDARTALQLYQKYLELSKNGTEPESFHKVLKGLYEKGRKMDWKVPEPEGQTSPKNAAVFSSVLAL from the exons ATGAACTTCGAGGGTCTGGACCCTGGACTGGCGGAGTATGCCCCAGCCATGCATTCTGCCCTGGACCCCGTCCTGGATGCCCACCTGAACCCAAGTCTGCTGCAGAATGTGGAGCTGGACCCGGAGGGAGTGGCCTTGGAGGCTCTTCCTGTCCAGGAGTCAGTGCACATAATGGAAGGTGTCTACTCTGAATTGCACAGTGTGGTGGCTGAAGTGGGTGTGCCTGTCACCGTCTCCCACTTTGACTTGCACGAGGAGATGCTGTGGGTGGGAAGCCATGGG GGTCATGCCACTTCGTTTTTTGGCCCAACCCTGGAGCGCTACTCATCGTTTCAGGTCAACAGCAGTGATGACATTCGGCAGATCCAGAGCCTGGAGAATGGCATCCTTTTTCTCACCAAGAACAACCTCAAGTATATGGCCCGTGGGGGCCTCATTATATTTGATTATCT GCTGGACGAGAGTGAGGACATGCACAGCCTCCTGCTGACCGACAGCAGCATGCTGCTTGTTGGTGGGCTGCAGAACCACATATTGGAGATTGACCTTAACACTGTCCAGGAGACGCAGAAG tATGCTGTTGAGACACCTGGAGTCGCCATCATGAGACAGACAAACCGCTTCTTCTTCTGTGGCCATACATCTGGCAAG ATTTCCCTGCGAGACCTTCGTACTTTTAAGGTGGAGCATGAGTTTGATGCTTTCTCAGGGAGTCTGTCAGATTTTGACGTGCATGGCAACCTGCTGGCCAGCTGTGGCTTCTCCAGCCGCCTCACCGGCCTCGCCTGTGACCGTTTCCTCAAGGTGTATGATCTGCGCATGATGCGTGCCATCACACCACTTCAAGTACACGTGGATCCTGCCTTCTTGCGCTTCATCCCTACATATACTTCTCGTCTCGCTATCATCTCCCAGTCGG GGCAATGCCAGTTTTGTGaacccacaggcctggccaaCCCAGCAGACATCTTTCATGTGAATCCTGTGGGGCCTCTGTTGATGACGTTTGATGTGTCAGCCAGCAAGCAGGCCCTGGCCTTTGGAGATTCTGAAGGCTGTGTACACCTCTGGACTGATTCCCCTGAGCCTTCCTTCAACCCCTACTCCCGGGAGACCGAGTTTGCTTTGCCCTGTCTTGTGGACTCACTGCCTCCTCTGGACTGGAGCCAGGACCTGCTGCCCCTGTCCCTCATCCCTGTCCCGCTCACCACGGACACGCTTCTCTCTGACTGGCCTGCTGCCAACTCTGCTCCGGCTCCCAG GAGAGCGCCTCCTGTGGACGCAGAGATTCTGCGCACCATGAAGAAGGTGGGCTTCATTGGCTATGCCCCCAACCCCCGCACCAGGCTGCGCAATCAG attCCTTACCGACTCAAGGAGTCCGACAGCGAATCTGACAGCTTCAGCAAGGTCACTGAGTCACCGATCGGGCGGGAAGAGGAGCCACATCTCCACATGGTCTCTAAGAAGTACCGCAAG GTAACCATCAAATACTCCAAGCTAGGGCTGGAGGACTTTGACTTCAAACACTACAATAAGACCCTGTTTGCTGGATTAGAGCCCCATATCCCCAATGCCTACTGTAACTGCATGATCCAG GTGCTCTATTTCCTGGAGCCCGTTCGCTGCCTAATCCAGAACCACCTTTGCCAGAAGGAGTTCTGCCTGGCATGTGAGCTGGGCTTCCTCTTCCACATGTTGGACCTCTCCCGAGGTGACCCTTGTCAG GGCAGTAATTTTCTTCGGGCATTCCGCACCATTCCTGAGGCCTCAGCCCTCGGTCTGATCCTGGCTGACTCCGATGAGGCTTCAGGGAAGGGCAATCTGGCCAGGCTCATCCAGAGGTGGAATCGCTTCATTCTCACTCAGCTGCATCAGGATATGCAGGAGCTGGAAGTACCTCAGGCTTATCGAGGTGCTGCGAGCAG CTTTTGCTCATCGGGGGACTCTGTCATTGGACAGCTGTTCAGCTGTGAGATGGAGAACTGCAGCCTCTGCCGCTGTGGCAGTGAGACCGTGCGAGCCTCATCTACTCTACTCTTCACTCTCTCCTACCCTGAGGGTAGCAACAGTG ATAAAACCGGGAAGAACTGTGACTTTGCTCAGGTGCTAAAGCGAAGCATCTGCCTGGAGCAGAACACGCAGGCCTGGTGTGACAACTGCGAGAAGTACCAGCCCACG ATTCAGACACGCAACATCCGCCACCTGCCGGACATTCTTGTCATCAATTGTGAAGTGAACAGCTTGAAAGAAGCTGATTTCTGGAGAATGCAGGCTGAT GTTGCCTTCAAGATGGCAATAAAGAAGCACAGTGGGGAAATCTCCAAGAACACGGAGCTTGCTTTGGCTGATTG gaaggaactagggagtCCCGAGGGCATGCTGAGGTGTCCTTCCATTGAGGAGTTGAAGAATGTCTGGCTTCCTTTCTCTATTCGCATGAAGCTGACCAAGAACAAAGGACTGGATGTTTGCAATTGGACTGATGGGGATGAGATGCAG TggggcccagccagggcagaggaggAACATGGTGTCTATGTGTATGACCTGATGGCTACTGTGGTACACATCCTGGACTCACGCACAGGGGGCAGCCTGGTGGCTCACATCAAAGTTGGAGAGACCTACCACCAACGCAAGGAG GGTGTTACCCACCAGCAGTGGTATCTCTTCAATGACTTTCTTATTGAACCCATTGATAAG CATGAAGCTGTGCAGTTTGACATGAATTGGAAAGTGCCTGCTATCCTTTATTACACCAAAAGAAATCTTAATTCTAAATACAGCCTGAACA TCAAGAACCCTATTGAGGCAAGTGTCCTGATGGCCGAAGCCTCACTGGCACGGAAGCAGCGGAAGACACATACTACCTTTATTCCGCTGATGCTGAACGAGATGCCACAGGCTGGGGACCTGGTGGGCCTGGATGCGGAATTCGTCACCCTCAATGAG gaggaagcagagTTGCGCAGTGATGGTACCAAGTCTACCATCAAACCAAGTCAGATGTCAGTAGCTAGGATTACCTGTGTTCGGGGCCAGGGGCCCAATGAGGGTATCCCTTTCATTGACGACTACATCTCTACCCAGGAGCAG GTCGTGGATTACTTGACTCAATACTCAGGAATAAAGCCAGGAGATCTCGATGCCAAGATTTCCTCTAAGCACCTCACAACTCTCAAGTCTACCTACTTAAAGCTTCGTTTTCTCATAGACATTGGAGTCAAGTTTGTGGGTCATGGTCTGCAGAAGGACTTCCGGGTCATCAATCTCATG GTGCCCAAGGACCAAGTCCTTGACACTGTCTATCTGTTCCACATGCCCCGAAAACGAATGATTTCCCTGCGATTCCTTGCTTGGTACTTTCTGG
- the PAN2 gene encoding PAN2-PAN3 deadenylation complex catalytic subunit PAN2 isoform X3, producing the protein MNFEGLDPGLAEYAPAMHSALDPVLDAHLNPSLLQNVELDPEGVALEALPVQESVHIMEGVYSELHSVVAEVGVPVTVSHFDLHEEMLWVGSHGGHATSFFGPTLERYSSFQVNSSDDIRQIQSLENGILFLTKNNLKYMARGGLIIFDYLLDESEDMHSLLLTDSSMLLVGGLQNHILEIDLNTVQETQKYAVETPGVAIMRQTNRFFFCGHTSGKISLRDLRTFKVEHEFDAFSGSLSDFDVHGNLLASCGFSSRLTGLACDRFLKVYDLRMMRAITPLQVHVDPAFLRFIPTYTSRLAIISQSGQCQFCEPTGLANPADIFHVNPVGPLLMTFDVSASKQALAFGDSEGCVHLWTDSPEPSFNPYSRETEFALPCLVDSLPPLDWSQDLLPLSLIPVPLTTDTLLSDWPAANSAPAPRRAPPVDAEILRTMKKVGFIGYAPNPRTRLRNQIPYRLKESDSESDSFSKVTESPIGREEEPHLHMVSKKYRKVTIKYSKLGLEDFDFKHYNKTLFAGLEPHIPNAYCNCMIQVLYFLEPVRCLIQNHLCQKEFCLACELGFLFHMLDLSRGDPCQGSNFLRAFRTIPEASALGLILADSDEASGKGNLARLIQRWNRFILTQLHQDMQELEVPQAYRGAASSSFCSSGDSVIGQLFSCEMENCSLCRCGSETVRASSTLLFTLSYPEDKTGKNCDFAQVLKRSICLEQNTQAWCDNCEKYQPTIQTRNIRHLPDILVINCEVNSLKEADFWRMQADVAFKMAIKKHSGEISKNTELALADWKELGSPEGMLRCPSIEELKNVWLPFSIRMKLTKNKGLDVCNWTDGDEMQWGPARAEEEHGVYVYDLMATVVHILDSRTGGSLVAHIKVGETYHQRKEGVTHQQWYLFNDFLIEPIDKHEAVQFDMNWKVPAILYYTKRNLNSKYSLNIKNPIEASVLMAEASLARKQRKTHTTFIPLMLNEMPQAGDLVGLDAEFVTLNEEEAELRSDGTKSTIKPSQMSVARITCVRGQGPNEGIPFIDDYISTQEQVVDYLTQYSGIKPGDLDAKISSKHLTTLKSTYLKLRFLIDIGVKFVGHGLQKDFRVINLMVPKDQVLDTVYLFHMPRKRMISLRFLAWYFLDLKIQGETHDSIEDARTALQLYQKYLELSKNGTEPESFHKVLKGLYEKGRKMDWKVPEPEGQTSPKNAAVFSSVLAL; encoded by the exons ATGAACTTCGAGGGTCTGGACCCTGGACTGGCGGAGTATGCCCCAGCCATGCATTCTGCCCTGGACCCCGTCCTGGATGCCCACCTGAACCCAAGTCTGCTGCAGAATGTGGAGCTGGACCCGGAGGGAGTGGCCTTGGAGGCTCTTCCTGTCCAGGAGTCAGTGCACATAATGGAAGGTGTCTACTCTGAATTGCACAGTGTGGTGGCTGAAGTGGGTGTGCCTGTCACCGTCTCCCACTTTGACTTGCACGAGGAGATGCTGTGGGTGGGAAGCCATGGG GGTCATGCCACTTCGTTTTTTGGCCCAACCCTGGAGCGCTACTCATCGTTTCAGGTCAACAGCAGTGATGACATTCGGCAGATCCAGAGCCTGGAGAATGGCATCCTTTTTCTCACCAAGAACAACCTCAAGTATATGGCCCGTGGGGGCCTCATTATATTTGATTATCT GCTGGACGAGAGTGAGGACATGCACAGCCTCCTGCTGACCGACAGCAGCATGCTGCTTGTTGGTGGGCTGCAGAACCACATATTGGAGATTGACCTTAACACTGTCCAGGAGACGCAGAAG tATGCTGTTGAGACACCTGGAGTCGCCATCATGAGACAGACAAACCGCTTCTTCTTCTGTGGCCATACATCTGGCAAG ATTTCCCTGCGAGACCTTCGTACTTTTAAGGTGGAGCATGAGTTTGATGCTTTCTCAGGGAGTCTGTCAGATTTTGACGTGCATGGCAACCTGCTGGCCAGCTGTGGCTTCTCCAGCCGCCTCACCGGCCTCGCCTGTGACCGTTTCCTCAAGGTGTATGATCTGCGCATGATGCGTGCCATCACACCACTTCAAGTACACGTGGATCCTGCCTTCTTGCGCTTCATCCCTACATATACTTCTCGTCTCGCTATCATCTCCCAGTCGG GGCAATGCCAGTTTTGTGaacccacaggcctggccaaCCCAGCAGACATCTTTCATGTGAATCCTGTGGGGCCTCTGTTGATGACGTTTGATGTGTCAGCCAGCAAGCAGGCCCTGGCCTTTGGAGATTCTGAAGGCTGTGTACACCTCTGGACTGATTCCCCTGAGCCTTCCTTCAACCCCTACTCCCGGGAGACCGAGTTTGCTTTGCCCTGTCTTGTGGACTCACTGCCTCCTCTGGACTGGAGCCAGGACCTGCTGCCCCTGTCCCTCATCCCTGTCCCGCTCACCACGGACACGCTTCTCTCTGACTGGCCTGCTGCCAACTCTGCTCCGGCTCCCAG GAGAGCGCCTCCTGTGGACGCAGAGATTCTGCGCACCATGAAGAAGGTGGGCTTCATTGGCTATGCCCCCAACCCCCGCACCAGGCTGCGCAATCAG attCCTTACCGACTCAAGGAGTCCGACAGCGAATCTGACAGCTTCAGCAAGGTCACTGAGTCACCGATCGGGCGGGAAGAGGAGCCACATCTCCACATGGTCTCTAAGAAGTACCGCAAG GTAACCATCAAATACTCCAAGCTAGGGCTGGAGGACTTTGACTTCAAACACTACAATAAGACCCTGTTTGCTGGATTAGAGCCCCATATCCCCAATGCCTACTGTAACTGCATGATCCAG GTGCTCTATTTCCTGGAGCCCGTTCGCTGCCTAATCCAGAACCACCTTTGCCAGAAGGAGTTCTGCCTGGCATGTGAGCTGGGCTTCCTCTTCCACATGTTGGACCTCTCCCGAGGTGACCCTTGTCAG GGCAGTAATTTTCTTCGGGCATTCCGCACCATTCCTGAGGCCTCAGCCCTCGGTCTGATCCTGGCTGACTCCGATGAGGCTTCAGGGAAGGGCAATCTGGCCAGGCTCATCCAGAGGTGGAATCGCTTCATTCTCACTCAGCTGCATCAGGATATGCAGGAGCTGGAAGTACCTCAGGCTTATCGAGGTGCTGCGAGCAG CAGCTTTTGCTCATCGGGGGACTCTGTCATTGGACAGCTGTTCAGCTGTGAGATGGAGAACTGCAGCCTCTGCCGCTGTGGCAGTGAGACCGTGCGAGCCTCATCTACTCTACTCTTCACTCTCTCCTACCCTGAGG ATAAAACCGGGAAGAACTGTGACTTTGCTCAGGTGCTAAAGCGAAGCATCTGCCTGGAGCAGAACACGCAGGCCTGGTGTGACAACTGCGAGAAGTACCAGCCCACG ATTCAGACACGCAACATCCGCCACCTGCCGGACATTCTTGTCATCAATTGTGAAGTGAACAGCTTGAAAGAAGCTGATTTCTGGAGAATGCAGGCTGAT GTTGCCTTCAAGATGGCAATAAAGAAGCACAGTGGGGAAATCTCCAAGAACACGGAGCTTGCTTTGGCTGATTG gaaggaactagggagtCCCGAGGGCATGCTGAGGTGTCCTTCCATTGAGGAGTTGAAGAATGTCTGGCTTCCTTTCTCTATTCGCATGAAGCTGACCAAGAACAAAGGACTGGATGTTTGCAATTGGACTGATGGGGATGAGATGCAG TggggcccagccagggcagaggaggAACATGGTGTCTATGTGTATGACCTGATGGCTACTGTGGTACACATCCTGGACTCACGCACAGGGGGCAGCCTGGTGGCTCACATCAAAGTTGGAGAGACCTACCACCAACGCAAGGAG GGTGTTACCCACCAGCAGTGGTATCTCTTCAATGACTTTCTTATTGAACCCATTGATAAG CATGAAGCTGTGCAGTTTGACATGAATTGGAAAGTGCCTGCTATCCTTTATTACACCAAAAGAAATCTTAATTCTAAATACAGCCTGAACA TCAAGAACCCTATTGAGGCAAGTGTCCTGATGGCCGAAGCCTCACTGGCACGGAAGCAGCGGAAGACACATACTACCTTTATTCCGCTGATGCTGAACGAGATGCCACAGGCTGGGGACCTGGTGGGCCTGGATGCGGAATTCGTCACCCTCAATGAG gaggaagcagagTTGCGCAGTGATGGTACCAAGTCTACCATCAAACCAAGTCAGATGTCAGTAGCTAGGATTACCTGTGTTCGGGGCCAGGGGCCCAATGAGGGTATCCCTTTCATTGACGACTACATCTCTACCCAGGAGCAG GTCGTGGATTACTTGACTCAATACTCAGGAATAAAGCCAGGAGATCTCGATGCCAAGATTTCCTCTAAGCACCTCACAACTCTCAAGTCTACCTACTTAAAGCTTCGTTTTCTCATAGACATTGGAGTCAAGTTTGTGGGTCATGGTCTGCAGAAGGACTTCCGGGTCATCAATCTCATG GTGCCCAAGGACCAAGTCCTTGACACTGTCTATCTGTTCCACATGCCCCGAAAACGAATGATTTCCCTGCGATTCCTTGCTTGGTACTTTCTGG
- the PAN2 gene encoding PAN2-PAN3 deadenylation complex catalytic subunit PAN2 isoform X4, whose amino-acid sequence MNFEGLDPGLAEYAPAMHSALDPVLDAHLNPSLLQNVELDPEGVALEALPVQESVHIMEGVYSELHSVVAEVGVPVTVSHFDLHEEMLWVGSHGGHATSFFGPTLERYSSFQVNSSDDIRQIQSLENGILFLTKNNLKYMARGGLIIFDYLLDESEDMHSLLLTDSSMLLVGGLQNHILEIDLNTVQETQKYAVETPGVAIMRQTNRFFFCGHTSGKISLRDLRTFKVEHEFDAFSGSLSDFDVHGNLLASCGFSSRLTGLACDRFLKVYDLRMMRAITPLQVHVDPAFLRFIPTYTSRLAIISQSGQCQFCEPTGLANPADIFHVNPVGPLLMTFDVSASKQALAFGDSEGCVHLWTDSPEPSFNPYSRETEFALPCLVDSLPPLDWSQDLLPLSLIPVPLTTDTLLSDWPAANSAPAPRRAPPVDAEILRTMKKVGFIGYAPNPRTRLRNQIPYRLKESDSESDSFSKVTESPIGREEEPHLHMVSKKYRKVTIKYSKLGLEDFDFKHYNKTLFAGLEPHIPNAYCNCMIQVLYFLEPVRCLIQNHLCQKEFCLACELGFLFHMLDLSRGDPCQGSNFLRAFRTIPEASALGLILADSDEASGKGNLARLIQRWNRFILTQLHQDMQELEVPQAYRGAASSFCSSGDSVIGQLFSCEMENCSLCRCGSETVRASSTLLFTLSYPEDKTGKNCDFAQVLKRSICLEQNTQAWCDNCEKYQPTIQTRNIRHLPDILVINCEVNSLKEADFWRMQADVAFKMAIKKHSGEISKNTELALADWKELGSPEGMLRCPSIEELKNVWLPFSIRMKLTKNKGLDVCNWTDGDEMQWGPARAEEEHGVYVYDLMATVVHILDSRTGGSLVAHIKVGETYHQRKEGVTHQQWYLFNDFLIEPIDKHEAVQFDMNWKVPAILYYTKRNLNSKYSLNIKNPIEASVLMAEASLARKQRKTHTTFIPLMLNEMPQAGDLVGLDAEFVTLNEEEAELRSDGTKSTIKPSQMSVARITCVRGQGPNEGIPFIDDYISTQEQVVDYLTQYSGIKPGDLDAKISSKHLTTLKSTYLKLRFLIDIGVKFVGHGLQKDFRVINLMVPKDQVLDTVYLFHMPRKRMISLRFLAWYFLDLKIQGETHDSIEDARTALQLYQKYLELSKNGTEPESFHKVLKGLYEKGRKMDWKVPEPEGQTSPKNAAVFSSVLAL is encoded by the exons ATGAACTTCGAGGGTCTGGACCCTGGACTGGCGGAGTATGCCCCAGCCATGCATTCTGCCCTGGACCCCGTCCTGGATGCCCACCTGAACCCAAGTCTGCTGCAGAATGTGGAGCTGGACCCGGAGGGAGTGGCCTTGGAGGCTCTTCCTGTCCAGGAGTCAGTGCACATAATGGAAGGTGTCTACTCTGAATTGCACAGTGTGGTGGCTGAAGTGGGTGTGCCTGTCACCGTCTCCCACTTTGACTTGCACGAGGAGATGCTGTGGGTGGGAAGCCATGGG GGTCATGCCACTTCGTTTTTTGGCCCAACCCTGGAGCGCTACTCATCGTTTCAGGTCAACAGCAGTGATGACATTCGGCAGATCCAGAGCCTGGAGAATGGCATCCTTTTTCTCACCAAGAACAACCTCAAGTATATGGCCCGTGGGGGCCTCATTATATTTGATTATCT GCTGGACGAGAGTGAGGACATGCACAGCCTCCTGCTGACCGACAGCAGCATGCTGCTTGTTGGTGGGCTGCAGAACCACATATTGGAGATTGACCTTAACACTGTCCAGGAGACGCAGAAG tATGCTGTTGAGACACCTGGAGTCGCCATCATGAGACAGACAAACCGCTTCTTCTTCTGTGGCCATACATCTGGCAAG ATTTCCCTGCGAGACCTTCGTACTTTTAAGGTGGAGCATGAGTTTGATGCTTTCTCAGGGAGTCTGTCAGATTTTGACGTGCATGGCAACCTGCTGGCCAGCTGTGGCTTCTCCAGCCGCCTCACCGGCCTCGCCTGTGACCGTTTCCTCAAGGTGTATGATCTGCGCATGATGCGTGCCATCACACCACTTCAAGTACACGTGGATCCTGCCTTCTTGCGCTTCATCCCTACATATACTTCTCGTCTCGCTATCATCTCCCAGTCGG GGCAATGCCAGTTTTGTGaacccacaggcctggccaaCCCAGCAGACATCTTTCATGTGAATCCTGTGGGGCCTCTGTTGATGACGTTTGATGTGTCAGCCAGCAAGCAGGCCCTGGCCTTTGGAGATTCTGAAGGCTGTGTACACCTCTGGACTGATTCCCCTGAGCCTTCCTTCAACCCCTACTCCCGGGAGACCGAGTTTGCTTTGCCCTGTCTTGTGGACTCACTGCCTCCTCTGGACTGGAGCCAGGACCTGCTGCCCCTGTCCCTCATCCCTGTCCCGCTCACCACGGACACGCTTCTCTCTGACTGGCCTGCTGCCAACTCTGCTCCGGCTCCCAG GAGAGCGCCTCCTGTGGACGCAGAGATTCTGCGCACCATGAAGAAGGTGGGCTTCATTGGCTATGCCCCCAACCCCCGCACCAGGCTGCGCAATCAG attCCTTACCGACTCAAGGAGTCCGACAGCGAATCTGACAGCTTCAGCAAGGTCACTGAGTCACCGATCGGGCGGGAAGAGGAGCCACATCTCCACATGGTCTCTAAGAAGTACCGCAAG GTAACCATCAAATACTCCAAGCTAGGGCTGGAGGACTTTGACTTCAAACACTACAATAAGACCCTGTTTGCTGGATTAGAGCCCCATATCCCCAATGCCTACTGTAACTGCATGATCCAG GTGCTCTATTTCCTGGAGCCCGTTCGCTGCCTAATCCAGAACCACCTTTGCCAGAAGGAGTTCTGCCTGGCATGTGAGCTGGGCTTCCTCTTCCACATGTTGGACCTCTCCCGAGGTGACCCTTGTCAG GGCAGTAATTTTCTTCGGGCATTCCGCACCATTCCTGAGGCCTCAGCCCTCGGTCTGATCCTGGCTGACTCCGATGAGGCTTCAGGGAAGGGCAATCTGGCCAGGCTCATCCAGAGGTGGAATCGCTTCATTCTCACTCAGCTGCATCAGGATATGCAGGAGCTGGAAGTACCTCAGGCTTATCGAGGTGCTGCGAGCAG CTTTTGCTCATCGGGGGACTCTGTCATTGGACAGCTGTTCAGCTGTGAGATGGAGAACTGCAGCCTCTGCCGCTGTGGCAGTGAGACCGTGCGAGCCTCATCTACTCTACTCTTCACTCTCTCCTACCCTGAGG ATAAAACCGGGAAGAACTGTGACTTTGCTCAGGTGCTAAAGCGAAGCATCTGCCTGGAGCAGAACACGCAGGCCTGGTGTGACAACTGCGAGAAGTACCAGCCCACG ATTCAGACACGCAACATCCGCCACCTGCCGGACATTCTTGTCATCAATTGTGAAGTGAACAGCTTGAAAGAAGCTGATTTCTGGAGAATGCAGGCTGAT GTTGCCTTCAAGATGGCAATAAAGAAGCACAGTGGGGAAATCTCCAAGAACACGGAGCTTGCTTTGGCTGATTG gaaggaactagggagtCCCGAGGGCATGCTGAGGTGTCCTTCCATTGAGGAGTTGAAGAATGTCTGGCTTCCTTTCTCTATTCGCATGAAGCTGACCAAGAACAAAGGACTGGATGTTTGCAATTGGACTGATGGGGATGAGATGCAG TggggcccagccagggcagaggaggAACATGGTGTCTATGTGTATGACCTGATGGCTACTGTGGTACACATCCTGGACTCACGCACAGGGGGCAGCCTGGTGGCTCACATCAAAGTTGGAGAGACCTACCACCAACGCAAGGAG GGTGTTACCCACCAGCAGTGGTATCTCTTCAATGACTTTCTTATTGAACCCATTGATAAG CATGAAGCTGTGCAGTTTGACATGAATTGGAAAGTGCCTGCTATCCTTTATTACACCAAAAGAAATCTTAATTCTAAATACAGCCTGAACA TCAAGAACCCTATTGAGGCAAGTGTCCTGATGGCCGAAGCCTCACTGGCACGGAAGCAGCGGAAGACACATACTACCTTTATTCCGCTGATGCTGAACGAGATGCCACAGGCTGGGGACCTGGTGGGCCTGGATGCGGAATTCGTCACCCTCAATGAG gaggaagcagagTTGCGCAGTGATGGTACCAAGTCTACCATCAAACCAAGTCAGATGTCAGTAGCTAGGATTACCTGTGTTCGGGGCCAGGGGCCCAATGAGGGTATCCCTTTCATTGACGACTACATCTCTACCCAGGAGCAG GTCGTGGATTACTTGACTCAATACTCAGGAATAAAGCCAGGAGATCTCGATGCCAAGATTTCCTCTAAGCACCTCACAACTCTCAAGTCTACCTACTTAAAGCTTCGTTTTCTCATAGACATTGGAGTCAAGTTTGTGGGTCATGGTCTGCAGAAGGACTTCCGGGTCATCAATCTCATG GTGCCCAAGGACCAAGTCCTTGACACTGTCTATCTGTTCCACATGCCCCGAAAACGAATGATTTCCCTGCGATTCCTTGCTTGGTACTTTCTGG